The genomic DNA AATGTGTATTCTGTGAGTCACGCGCAGCTCCCTTCAAGGGGAAGCTGCCCTAACCTTGTGGTTAACCTTGCTCTTCCAACACCCCTTTCTGATTCTCTAACTAGCTTAATCGTGTTCACCGACAAGCTGTGGGAATCAAGAGTGACTCTCTGTTAACGTAGCCGTGATTTTTTAAAAGCCAGTGACTAGTGAATAGTAGGTGTCCGCTAGATGCGCGCGGCGCACCCGGTACACGATGACCTCAGCCGATGACTTCTTTACGGGCCATTTGTATCAGCAATAACCGGCCTCAGTCCTCCAGGTGAGACGGgaaaacattaaatcacatttgttcACTCTAAACCAGTGGGTGACATCCTTCTATGGACTATAAATGTCGTACAATTCGACCGTTTTCTCTCTTACCTGGAGCCTGGTGACAGTCAGACAGTAGGTTGCCATTTTGTTCACTGACAAAGATGTGCTGTTCCGTAGTGACGTCACGCCGCTATATAGAGCGGCCGCGCAGGTCCTGCAAGaaacatatacattttaaaaccaacatCTAAACTCAGGTGGTTTATATCAAATTACAAAATTTTAAAATTATCCCGGTTTAATTTTACTTTGTTTAAACGCCCAATAAAATGTGAAGTACAAAACACATATGCATTGATAATGTTTTTAGTGTTGGTTTGGCTTTTGTATAGCTGACAGGATTTGACACAATTAATTTTACGATTAGTTTCTAGCTTATTCTTTATCGtttaagatttttttcttttcccgcttttgtttggaaaataaacttttttaaacatttttaataacatgTATAGTGTTGAAAATACTCACCGCAATTCGCTCAAAAGCACAAtactttttgtctttctttctggaGGCGCTAGATGGTTGGCTCACACTCCAGAGCAGAAGGGGGCGGTAATGCACCTATTGATGGATGCCAACGCCGCCGTCGCTAGATGGCAGTAGTTCCGTTCCTCGATCAAAGTTTTCAGGTCAAAGTTGAAAGTTGAAACAAATCGGTTGTGCTTTCCTTACGTTGGCTGAAAAATGGCTAAACATCATCCAGACTTGATTTTTTGCAGAAAACAAGCCGGTGTTGGTATGTTTCGTCTCAATTCTCCTAAAACTACTActtacttttgtgttttgttaccGGAAAgcctttgatgttgtttttgcttcacATTAGCTAACATGCTAACGATCCAAGCATGGATTCCTTTCAAAGCGTTTTAGCCACGGTGCTAGCATAGAGCTGTGAGATATATGTCGTTAGAGTAATGAATTGTGCATTTCTACTTGTTATAATTAATAATGcgtttcactgctgtgtgtgtttaaatacatataaaggAACGTATCTCCATTATTAGTAGAAATGCGATTATAAGTGTTAATACATGGGCCAATTACTGAGTGTTTTGTTTCTACTCCCTAGCTATCGGGAGACTCTGCGAGAAATGTGAGTATTCATCTGAAGTTTAATTATAGCCTCGGCCggtattggctttaaaatgtattatcatatgtgtgtgtgtgtatgtatgtgtgtatatatatatatatatatgtgtgtgtgtgtgtgtgtgtgtgtgtgtgtatgtatgtacgtgtgtgtatatatatatgcacatatatatgcacatatatatgtgtatatatatatatatgtatatgtgtatatatatatgtatatgtgtgtatatatatatatatatatatcagtattGGTTATCGTATTGGCTCCCTAATTCTACGTTAATGTGATGTATGATAAGTAACATTTTACAAGTCATACTGTCTTCATTATTCTTCTAATACACTTCTCTCCTGCCTAATTTCCCCCTGATTCTCTCAGGTGATGGAAAGTGTGTCATCTGTGATTCGTATGTGAGGCCGTGCACACTGGTGCGCATCTGTGACGAGTGTAACTACGGCTCTTACCAGGGACGCTGTGTGAT from Solea solea chromosome 21, fSolSol10.1, whole genome shotgun sequence includes the following:
- the phf5a gene encoding PHD finger-like domain-containing protein 5A, with amino-acid sequence MAKHHPDLIFCRKQAGVAIGRLCEKCDGKCVICDSYVRPCTLVRICDECNYGSYQGRCVICGGPGVSDAYYCKECTIQEKDRDGCPKIVNLGSSKTDLFYERKKYGFKKR